One part of the Terrimicrobium sacchariphilum genome encodes these proteins:
- a CDS encoding aspartate aminotransferase family protein has product MSTSTSGWSILPTSVAPPDAMLPEIIVPPPGSRSLALAAKLRAYEARGVTLIDPEFPIFWERAEGANVWDADGNRYLDFTGAFAVANLGHTAPAVRDAAIAQAGILLHAMGDVHPAALKADLCEALSRITFERWGLGAGKTFLANSGSEAVEAALKTALLHSGKPGVISFTGGYHGLGYGALEAVGIDYFRAPFRAQSARFGVQLPYPHCYRCPFECRDGFRLEGSPFPNCSTPCLEKLRSQIAATIEQREIGCILVEPIQGRGGEITPPRDFLRILREICDEYKVLLILDEIYTGFHRTGKFFACEHFGVFPDIICLGKALTGGFPLAACVGRSDIMDAWPASSGEALHTSTMLGNPAGCAMALASIREHEKDTTAAAARRTGRTLRLALEALSSPHIGQVRGVGSMLGVELIKTDGSPFPQLSVAIMYQGLKDGLILLGGGPAGNVLSFSPPFVVSEDEIGYLREKLQEYLTSLPGSIS; this is encoded by the coding sequence ATGTCAACCTCTACGAGCGGCTGGTCTATCCTTCCTACATCGGTCGCGCCGCCTGACGCGATGCTGCCGGAAATCATCGTCCCGCCACCAGGGTCGCGTTCGCTCGCGCTTGCGGCCAAGCTCCGGGCGTACGAAGCGCGGGGCGTGACCTTGATCGATCCGGAGTTTCCGATCTTTTGGGAACGCGCCGAGGGTGCGAATGTCTGGGACGCCGACGGAAACCGCTACCTGGATTTCACCGGGGCCTTTGCCGTGGCAAATCTGGGCCATACCGCCCCGGCCGTCCGTGATGCGGCTATCGCGCAGGCCGGCATACTGCTGCATGCCATGGGCGATGTTCATCCGGCCGCGCTCAAGGCGGATCTCTGCGAGGCGCTCAGCCGGATCACGTTTGAGCGTTGGGGCCTGGGTGCAGGGAAAACCTTCCTGGCGAACTCCGGCTCCGAGGCGGTCGAGGCGGCGCTCAAGACAGCGCTGTTGCACAGCGGCAAGCCGGGAGTCATCAGCTTCACCGGAGGCTACCATGGCCTGGGTTACGGCGCCCTCGAAGCCGTAGGCATTGACTATTTCCGCGCGCCCTTCCGAGCACAATCGGCCCGCTTTGGCGTGCAACTCCCCTACCCGCACTGTTACCGCTGCCCCTTCGAATGTCGCGATGGCTTTCGGCTGGAAGGAAGCCCTTTTCCGAACTGCTCGACGCCATGCCTGGAAAAACTCCGCAGCCAGATCGCGGCCACCATCGAGCAAAGGGAAATCGGATGCATCCTCGTGGAGCCAATCCAGGGGCGCGGTGGCGAGATCACGCCGCCCCGCGATTTTCTGCGCATCCTAAGGGAGATCTGCGATGAGTACAAAGTCCTCCTTATCCTCGACGAGATATACACCGGATTTCATCGCACGGGGAAATTCTTTGCCTGCGAGCACTTTGGGGTGTTTCCTGACATCATCTGCCTCGGCAAGGCGCTGACGGGAGGCTTTCCTCTCGCCGCCTGTGTGGGACGGTCCGACATCATGGACGCCTGGCCTGCCTCCTCCGGGGAGGCATTGCACACGAGCACGATGCTGGGCAATCCCGCTGGCTGCGCGATGGCGCTCGCATCGATCCGGGAGCATGAAAAGGATACGACGGCCGCAGCAGCCCGACGGACCGGGCGGACCTTGAGACTCGCCCTGGAGGCGCTTTCCTCCCCGCATATTGGACAGGTCCGGGGCGTGGGATCGATGCTCGGCGTCGAGCTGATCAAAACGGATGGATCACCCTTCCCGCAACTCTCGGTTGCTATCATGTACCAGGGCCTCAAGGATGGCCTGATCCTGCTCGGCGGAGGGCCCGCCGGAAACGTCCTGTCGTTTTCTCCGCCCTTCGTCGTCTCCGAGGACGAGATCGGCTACCTGCGAGAGAAGCTTCAGGAGTACCTGACGTCCTTGCCCGGCTCCATCTCGTAA
- a CDS encoding Dabb family protein, whose protein sequence is MIHHLVLFQVKPDVDEEKIEWMMRETRIQLLKIPEVLNLRCGKRVDESMEWPFFLSVEVESLDKLSIYMNDPIHVKFVEQVIKPHIVKRLALDYEMEPGKDVRYS, encoded by the coding sequence ATGATCCATCATCTGGTCCTTTTTCAGGTTAAACCCGACGTCGACGAGGAGAAGATCGAGTGGATGATGAGGGAAACCCGCATCCAGCTGCTCAAGATTCCCGAAGTACTCAATCTCCGCTGTGGTAAGCGGGTGGACGAGTCCATGGAGTGGCCGTTCTTCCTTTCCGTTGAGGTCGAGTCTCTGGACAAGCTCTCCATCTACATGAACGACCCGATCCACGTGAAGTTCGTGGAGCAGGTGATCAAGCCCCACATCGTCAAGCGCCTTGCGCTGGATTACGAGATGGAGCCGGGCAAGGACGTCAGGTACTCCTGA
- a CDS encoding NADH-quinone oxidoreductase subunit A, translating to MLIDFLPILLHVVVAVGFATVVLVLNIALGRAGKRTKIKDTAYECGIIPEPGPQPRFSVKFYLVAMLFILFDIEVVFMYPWAVVYRDYIAQHGMLIFWSMLSFVIILLFGYVYAVKKGALEWGR from the coding sequence ATGCTTATCGATTTTCTTCCGATCCTCCTTCACGTGGTGGTTGCCGTTGGCTTTGCCACGGTCGTCCTCGTGCTGAATATTGCTCTGGGAAGGGCCGGAAAACGCACAAAGATCAAGGACACCGCCTACGAGTGCGGCATCATCCCGGAGCCCGGTCCGCAGCCGCGTTTCAGTGTGAAGTTCTACCTCGTCGCGATGCTCTTCATCCTGTTCGATATCGAGGTGGTTTTCATGTACCCGTGGGCCGTGGTCTATCGCGACTATATTGCCCAGCACGGCATGCTCATTTTCTGGAGCATGCTCAGCTTCGTCATCATCCTTCTCTTCGGCTACGTCTACGCGGTCAAGAAGGGTGCTCTCGAGTGGGGTCGCTAA